Proteins encoded in a region of the Raphanus sativus cultivar WK10039 chromosome 8, ASM80110v3, whole genome shotgun sequence genome:
- the LOC108821725 gene encoding PAMP-induced secreted peptide 2-like gives MMMNKGVLGSIVFFMLVGSVLVETRPLGLTKTEEKKLVAGFFDGLSLGSIKGSGPSPGKGHNFVDGSDTYRFDKHSGPSPSGPGH, from the coding sequence ATGATGATGAACAAAGGTGTTCTAGGTTCGATTGTGTTCTTCATGTTGGTTGGTTCGGTTCTTGTTGAGACTCGTCCGCTTGGTCTAACAAAAACTGAAGAGAAGAAGCTTGTAGCTGGTTTCTTTGATGGCTTGTCACTTGGTTCGATCAAAGGCTCAGGTCCGAGTCCAGGCAAGGGTCATAATTTCGTGGACGGGAGCGATACGTATCGATTTGATAAGCACTCCGGTCCAAGCCCAAGCGGACCCGGTCACTAA